The genomic region TCGACGCGCGCGGCTACCGGCTCGCGCCGTTTTACGACATCGTCAGCACGGTCGTCTATCACACGCCCACGCACCGGCCCGATCATCGCGGCGATCATTGGCCGCACTGCGAGCTGACGATGCCGCTCGGCGCGGCGGCGCGCTTCGCCGACATCGACCTGGGCGCGCTGGTCGCGTTCGGCCACGCGCTCGGGCTCAGGGAGAAGGCAGCCGAAAACGAGCTGCGGCGCTTTCTCGAACCGCTCGATCGCAGCGTCGCGCAGACGCTCGACGAAGTGCGCGAGGTCGCGCGCCCCGACGCCGGGGAAATGCGCCTGCTGAACTCGATCGTCTCGATGCCGATCGCGGAGATGGGCCGCGCGCTGCGGCAGGGGCGCGGGTAAGCGGCCGCGCACGGGTCGCGTGCCGTCCGCTCACCGCGGCCGATGCCTGACGAACCGGCCCCGGCCCGTGGTGAATGCCCTTCACAGGCTCGTCACGCCGCGAGTCCGGTCGGCGACGCAACCGCGACATCCGGATTGAACCGGGTCATGCAGTTCAGGTCGAGTGCGCGTATCTGCTCGGTCATGAAGTCGACGAAGATACGAATGCGCGTCGGAAGATGCTGCCGGCTGAGATAGCAGATATAGTGGCCGCGATCTTCCGGCACATGCTGCGCCAGCGCGACGACGAGTTCGCTCGAAGCGATATGGTCGCGGATCTGGTAACCCGCCATCTGCGCGATGCCCGAACCGTTCAGGACCGCACGCAGCACCAGGTCCGCGTCGTTGAACGTCAGCCGCGACTTCGGCAGGTATTTCTGCACGCGGCCGTCGACGTTGAACTCCCATTCGAATATGCGGCCGCTCGCAAAACGAAAGTTGATGCACTCGTGCCGGCCCAGATCCTCCAGACTCTGCGGAAGCCCGTGCGCGGCCACATACGACGGCGACGCGCAGAGCGCCATCTGCATCGGGATCAGTTGCCGGGCGATGATGCTCGAATCCTCGATGCGTCCATTGCGGAACGACACGTCGATTCGTTCGGATACCAGATCGACCGGCCGATCGTCGAGCAGCAGATCGATGACGATGTCGGGGTAGGCTTTCGCAAACGTTTCCAGCAGCGGCGCAACGATCTTCCGGCCGAAACCCACCGCCGAGCTGATCCGGATGAGGCCGCGCGGCGGCCCCTCCCGCAGTTCCAGCATGTCGTTCATGGCTTCGACGATCTGCGCCACGCCCTGGTGGCAGTTCTCGAAGAATCGCTGGCCTTCGCAGGTCAGTTCCGTCATGCGCGTGGTCCGCTGGAACAGCCGCGTACTCAACTGCGCCTCCAGCTTCTGGACGTTGCGGCTCACGGCCGGCCGACCGACGCCGAGACGTTCGGCGGCCTTGGTAAAGCTCCCCTCGCTCGCCACCGCGACGAACGCAAGGATGCCCGCGTAGCTTGCACCGAAGCTGGCCGACAATGCGTCGGCGCGCCCTGGCAAGTCGCGACGAACGCCGTGCTCCGACGTATCCGATCGATTCATTTCCGCTGCCCCCAGACATCCCGCCCATCCCGATTGCCCGTCGCAGGCGTACGCCTGCCCCCCACCTTCGACACGCGAATCAGCTTCCTGCGAGCCACCGGTCCAGGCCGATGGTGCCGAGTCGCGCTGCCCCGAGCGGCACGAGCGATCGTTCCTCGACGCGGCCGCCGTAATAGCGGGCCTCGCGATCGGTCACCACCGCACGCGTGTCGCCGACCGACTTCAGGTAGCGCGCGACGATCTCCGCGAACGGCGCGCGATCCGGGCCCGCGATCTCGACCGTGCCGTTCAGCGGCCCGGCCAGCGCGATCTGCGCGAGCAGCGCCGCGACGTCTTCCGCGGCAATCGGCTGAAACAGTCCGTCGCCGATGCGCACGGTCCCGTCTTCGGTGCCGGAATCCGCAATGCCGCCGATGAACTCCATGAATTGCGTGGCACGCACGATCGTGTACGGCACGCCGGCCGCCTCGATCGCCTGTTCCTGCGCGACCTTGGCCGCGAAATAGCCGTTCTCCGGCATCCGGTCGCAGCCGACGATCGACAGCGCGACGTGATGGCGCACGCCTGCGGCCACTTCGGCCTTGCCGAGATTGCGGGCCGACGTGCGGAAGAAATCCAGCACCGCCTGCGGTTCCCATGACGGCGCGTTCGCGACGTCCACGACGACGTCGGCGTCCGTCAATGCGTCGGTCAGGCCTTCGCCCGTGATGGAATTGACGCCGGTGCGCGGCGACGCCGCAAGCGCCTGGTGCCCTGCCTCGCCGAGCAACGTGACGACGCGTGAGCCGATCAGGCCCGAACCACCGATGACAACGATCTTCATCGCAAAATCTCCTGACGAAAGGGTTTTCCTGGAACGCGCGCGGCGTGTGACGCTCGCCGCCTCCGATGAAAACGGTCATGACCGTCGCATCGCATGGCGCAATTGTGGAAGAATCATGTCCTATCCATCAGTGCCAAGAATCGTCGATCGGACTGGTCCATGCCGTCCGCTCCCGTCGCCCACGAGACCGTGATGCCCGCCCAAACGCCCGCCCTGACCATCGAAATCGACCGGCACCATCAGTTGCCGATCTACCTGCAGATCTGCGAGCGATTCAGAACCGCGATCGCGGCGGGCCATCTGCGCCCCGGCGATCGCGTGCCCGCGCTGCGCGGCCTCGCGACGCAGCTGAACACGGCGCGCGGCACCGTCGAGCAGGCGTACACGATCCTGGTCGACGAGGGCTATCTGCAAATGCGCGGCGCGGCCGGCACGTTCGTCTCGCCGTCCCTGCCGAAATCGCTGACGCGGCCGACGCCCGCGCGCGGCGACGAGCAGGCATGGCGCCCCGACGACGCCCATCTCCGGATGCCGGGCAAGTCGCGCGAGCTTCCGCCTCCGCGCCGCCCACAGCCGATCGCGGTCGCGCTGAGCGGCGAGCCGCGCCCGTTGCAACCGGGGCTCCCCGCACTGGACGCGTTTCCGCGCAAGGTGTGGCACCGGCTCGTGTCTCAACGTGCACGCAGCGCCGAACGCGCGTTGCTCGGCTACCCGAATCCGGCCGGCTACCGGCCGCTACGCGAGCACATCGCCACCTATCTCGGCTTGTCGCGCGGCGTCACCTGCGTGCCGGAACAGGTGTTCATCACCGGCGGTTATCGCGCCACGCTGGAACTCGTGCTGCGCAGCCTCGCGCGGCCGAACGATCGCGTATGGTTCGAGGATCCCGGCTACCTGCTGGCCCGCACCTTCCTGTCCGAGACCGGTGTGCAGCTCGTTCCGGTACCGGTGGACGCCGAGGGCATCGACGTCGAGCGCGGCAAGCAGCTCGACGCGCACGCGCGCTTCGCGCTGGTGACG from Burkholderia cepacia ATCC 25416 harbors:
- a CDS encoding LysR family transcriptional regulator codes for the protein MNRSDTSEHGVRRDLPGRADALSASFGASYAGILAFVAVASEGSFTKAAERLGVGRPAVSRNVQKLEAQLSTRLFQRTTRMTELTCEGQRFFENCHQGVAQIVEAMNDMLELREGPPRGLIRISSAVGFGRKIVAPLLETFAKAYPDIVIDLLLDDRPVDLVSERIDVSFRNGRIEDSSIIARQLIPMQMALCASPSYVAAHGLPQSLEDLGRHECINFRFASGRIFEWEFNVDGRVQKYLPKSRLTFNDADLVLRAVLNGSGIAQMAGYQIRDHIASSELVVALAQHVPEDRGHYICYLSRQHLPTRIRIFVDFMTEQIRALDLNCMTRFNPDVAVASPTGLAA
- a CDS encoding PLP-dependent aminotransferase family protein; protein product: MPAQTPALTIEIDRHHQLPIYLQICERFRTAIAAGHLRPGDRVPALRGLATQLNTARGTVEQAYTILVDEGYLQMRGAAGTFVSPSLPKSLTRPTPARGDEQAWRPDDAHLRMPGKSRELPPPRRPQPIAVALSGEPRPLQPGLPALDAFPRKVWHRLVSQRARSAERALLGYPNPAGYRPLREHIATYLGLSRGVTCVPEQVFITGGYRATLELVLRSLARPNDRVWFEDPGYLLARTFLSETGVQLVPVPVDAEGIDVERGKQLDAHARFALVTPSHQSPLGHTLSLARRIALLDWAEKTSGWIVEDDYDSEFRYLGRPLQALKSLDRRDHVIYCSTFSKAMYPGLRLAYAVVPERAVERVDRVACSMNAGSPTLLQAALADFIEQGHFARHLKRMRALYGERRTLIVNALRQAFGERLIVELPPGGIQFAVQFPDGPDGPVDDVAVAARAREAGLAILPLSIWYTNSHTRQTPRGLVIGFANIVDAAEAHRHAHTLRACLDR
- a CDS encoding SDR family oxidoreductase, with the protein product MKIVVIGGSGLIGSRVVTLLGEAGHQALAASPRTGVNSITGEGLTDALTDADVVVDVANAPSWEPQAVLDFFRTSARNLGKAEVAAGVRHHVALSIVGCDRMPENGYFAAKVAQEQAIEAAGVPYTIVRATQFMEFIGGIADSGTEDGTVRIGDGLFQPIAAEDVAALLAQIALAGPLNGTVEIAGPDRAPFAEIVARYLKSVGDTRAVVTDREARYYGGRVEERSLVPLGAARLGTIGLDRWLAGS